The following coding sequences lie in one Longimicrobium sp. genomic window:
- the mgtE gene encoding magnesium transporter gives MAEAATDDREPLERLRELLAAGDQAALRDFLTALPHASDVADLLEQLDEADRLRVLVALTDEPELAAEALAEMEPEEHPEDSLAALHPEQIAAVMAELSDDDAADIVAEMDPEDQDRVLASLSGEEAGEIRDLMRYDEESAGGIMTTELVAVPASLSAAQAIDEVRRQAQEVGDFYVVFVVDEGRHLLGWLPLPNLVTADPSTSIDALVEPPVAAVLPDMDQEEVGRVVARYNLTVVPVVDEEGVLLGGVTFDDVIDVIEAETTEDILKLGGTSQEEEIRGGWLDAVRSRLPWLCVNLVTATFGATVVYLFRETIDRLAMLAVIMPVVAGMGGNSGTQALAVTVRRLALTGGDAGRDRWGIVGKELLVGLGNGLVIGLIVAGVALVLQGDPRLGVVVMLAMWMNLTVGSFAGAFVPIVLERLGVDPAIASSMFVTAFTDMCGFLLLLGMATQLLL, from the coding sequence ATGGCCGAAGCCGCGACCGACGACCGCGAGCCGCTCGAGCGCCTGCGCGAGCTGCTGGCGGCCGGCGACCAGGCCGCGCTGCGCGACTTCCTGACGGCGCTCCCCCACGCCAGCGACGTGGCCGACCTCCTCGAGCAGCTCGACGAGGCCGACCGCCTGCGCGTGCTCGTCGCCCTGACCGACGAGCCGGAGCTCGCGGCCGAGGCGCTGGCCGAGATGGAGCCCGAGGAGCACCCCGAGGACTCGCTGGCGGCGCTGCACCCCGAGCAGATCGCCGCCGTGATGGCGGAGCTCTCCGACGACGACGCGGCCGACATCGTCGCGGAGATGGACCCGGAGGACCAGGACCGCGTGCTCGCCTCGCTCTCCGGCGAGGAGGCCGGCGAGATCCGCGACCTGATGCGCTACGACGAAGAGTCGGCGGGCGGCATCATGACCACCGAGCTGGTGGCGGTGCCGGCGTCGCTCTCCGCGGCCCAGGCGATCGACGAGGTGCGGCGGCAGGCGCAGGAGGTGGGCGACTTCTACGTGGTGTTCGTGGTGGACGAGGGGCGCCACCTGCTGGGCTGGCTCCCGCTCCCCAACCTGGTGACGGCGGACCCGTCCACCTCCATCGACGCGCTGGTGGAGCCGCCGGTGGCCGCGGTGCTGCCGGACATGGACCAGGAAGAGGTGGGGCGCGTGGTGGCCCGCTACAACCTCACCGTGGTGCCGGTGGTGGACGAGGAGGGGGTGCTGCTGGGCGGCGTCACCTTCGACGACGTGATCGACGTCATCGAGGCCGAGACCACCGAGGACATCCTGAAGCTGGGCGGCACCTCGCAGGAGGAGGAGATCCGCGGCGGCTGGCTGGACGCGGTGCGCTCGCGGCTGCCCTGGCTGTGCGTGAACCTGGTGACGGCCACCTTCGGCGCCACGGTGGTCTACCTCTTCCGGGAGACCATCGACCGCCTGGCGATGCTGGCGGTGATCATGCCCGTGGTGGCGGGGATGGGCGGCAACAGCGGCACGCAGGCGCTGGCGGTCACCGTGCGGCGCCTGGCGCTCACGGGCGGCGACGCCGGCCGCGACCGCTGGGGGATCGTGGGGAAGGAGCTGCTGGTGGGCCTCGGCAACGGCCTGGTGATCGGGCTGATCGTGGCCGGGGTGGCGCTCGTGCTGCAGGGCGACCCGCGGCTCGGCGTGGTGGTGATGCTGGCGATGTGGATGAACCTGACGGTGGGGAGCTTCGCCGGCGCCTTCGTCCCGATCGTGCTGGAGCGCCTGGGCGTGGACCCAGCCATCGCCAGCTCGATGTTCGTCACCGCCTTCACCGACATGTGCGGCTTCCTGCTGCTGCTGGGCATGGCGACGCAGTTGTTGTTGTAA
- a CDS encoding DUF4142 domain-containing protein, translating into MRIPLTLAVVLTASLLSACGGGEEEPRVEISRPEEEERDTLARAPLTDAGIYLMVSLVNGSEISAAQVAVPKLWNPEVRAFAEMLLADHTAMSRASLPVAAALKLDTARVPPQQYGPMQMVSQAQGGTINVMPTGPRYDSAFVALQVQAHATALDSLRRWRQAARFPGLQGAIAAALPRVQAHLDRARALQARLVAIRGSYPVAPPPPDTGWIQRLKQASVPYATATADTLPGMAAPPPPDTVPATGADTTRPENLNL; encoded by the coding sequence ATGCGGATTCCGCTCACGCTCGCGGTGGTGCTCACGGCCTCGCTCCTGTCCGCCTGCGGGGGCGGCGAGGAGGAGCCGAGGGTGGAGATCTCGCGGCCCGAGGAGGAGGAGCGCGACACGCTGGCCCGCGCGCCGCTCACGGACGCGGGGATCTACCTGATGGTGTCGCTGGTGAACGGGTCGGAGATCAGCGCCGCGCAGGTGGCCGTGCCCAAGCTGTGGAACCCGGAGGTGCGCGCGTTCGCCGAGATGCTGCTGGCCGACCACACGGCGATGAGCCGCGCGTCGCTCCCCGTGGCCGCGGCGCTGAAGCTCGACACGGCGCGGGTGCCGCCGCAGCAGTACGGGCCGATGCAGATGGTGTCGCAGGCGCAGGGCGGGACGATCAACGTGATGCCGACGGGGCCGCGCTACGACTCCGCCTTCGTGGCGCTCCAGGTGCAGGCGCACGCGACGGCGCTCGACAGCCTGCGGCGCTGGCGGCAGGCGGCGCGCTTCCCCGGCCTGCAGGGCGCCATCGCCGCCGCCCTCCCGCGCGTGCAGGCGCACCTCGACCGCGCGCGTGCGCTCCAGGCGCGGCTCGTCGCGATCCGCGGCAGCTACCCCGTCGCCCCGCCGCCGCCGGACACCGGCTGGATCCAGCGGCTCAAGCAGGCCTCCGTCCCCTACGCCACCGCCACTGCCGACACGCTCCCCGGCATGGCCGCGCCCCCGCCGCCGGATACGGTGCCGGCGACGGGGGCGGATACTACACGACCTGAAAACCTGAATCTTTAG
- a CDS encoding RES family NAD+ phosphorylase, with protein sequence MHRKGQDVLWFGPDPAGGPRNRFDAPGGEYRICYLGDSPEVSVAETIIRQPHDRLIPRARLAERAIARVPVLRELRLVRFHGPGLVRLGIGADVAHGHPYGRCQALALDFWSHPDAVDGVEYRSRWDSDRLCFALFDRARDALDAPDQFLDLADPRTFNPILMLYEIGVV encoded by the coding sequence GTGCACAGGAAAGGACAGGACGTTCTCTGGTTCGGACCCGACCCCGCGGGCGGACCGAGGAACCGCTTCGACGCGCCCGGGGGCGAGTACCGGATCTGCTACCTGGGCGACTCGCCGGAAGTCTCCGTCGCCGAGACCATCATCCGCCAGCCCCACGACCGGCTGATCCCGCGCGCCCGGCTCGCGGAGCGCGCCATCGCCCGCGTGCCGGTGCTGCGCGAGCTGCGGCTGGTGCGCTTCCACGGCCCGGGCCTTGTCCGGCTCGGGATCGGCGCCGACGTGGCGCACGGGCACCCGTACGGCCGCTGCCAGGCGCTCGCGCTGGACTTCTGGAGCCATCCCGACGCGGTGGACGGGGTCGAGTATCGCTCGCGGTGGGACTCCGACCGCCTCTGTTTCGCGCTCTTCGACCGGGCCCGCGACGCGCTGGACGCGCCCGACCAGTTCCTGGACCTCGCCGATCCGCGCACGTTCAACCCGATCCTCATGCTCTACGAGATCGGCGTCGTCTAA